A single Dermacentor variabilis isolate Ectoservices chromosome 9, ASM5094787v1, whole genome shotgun sequence DNA region contains:
- the LOC142592604 gene encoding uncharacterized protein LOC142592604 has translation MPRLSIGGGAELPAEASRYQCRLCPYASKWRSNLVLHERVHTGERPFRCHLCSRAFASHSDMVRHLRTHTGERPFRCPLCPATFTQRGNARAHHLRLHGQSTPVAQRDRLPRSAFDRTRH, from the coding sequence ATGCCTCGTCTGTCCATTGGAGGTGGTGCAGAGTTGCCAGCGGAGGCCTCGCGGTACCAGTGTCGCTTATGCCCTTATGCATCAAAGTGGCGAAGCAACCTGGTGCTGCATGAGCGGGTGCACACAGGCGAGCGGCCGTTTCGGTGCCACCTCTGCAGCCGTGCGTTTGCAAGCCACTCAGACATGGTGCGCCACCTGCGCACGCACACCGGCGAGCGACCCTTCCGATGCCCGCTGTGCCCGGCCACTTTCACACAGCGCGGCAATGCCCGTGCCCACCACCTCCGCTTGCATGGCCAGTCAACACCAGTGGCGCAACGTGACAGGCTTCCTCGCTCTGCCTTTGACCGCACGAGGCATTGA